The sequence gctttgaagcttcatgaagtagtggcccatcactagatattgttgaataaagtcattattttgttttttggcaaacaaaaaatattcttgtctcttcataacattaagggtGAACCACTGTagccacatgaactgttttaaatatgtctttagtagcttttcTGGGCGTCTGAAAGtcttaattatcttgctggctatgcaggcctcactgagccattggatttcatcaaaaatatcttaatttgtgttctgaagatgaacgaaggtcttacgggtgaggAACGAcatgaacaatccctttaatgCTTAATTTCCCTTTTTTAATCCTGGAAAAATCATACCTTCCATTATCTttagaagaaataaaaatattaaacatattaaatacaACCACTgcaattttattattacaaatcATACTTAAAGACCTGAGTTGTGTCTTTTAGTCCACGTCTACACtgtaaagttgtaaataaaagattgctggagtatgttttacaagaaaatactatttcaggttttatactttaaaatttcacatttaattcaatgtgttacttgccatttctttgtaattaattaTGATATTTagcatttctgagtgaaaattgtttctacagcattttttttctttagcatATTAGCTTTGAGGCCCTCTATATGCTATTTTTGAGTTgcaatgagcaaattttcaGTAGTTACTCAAAAttatgtatgatttgttggaatctgACAAATaatgactgagctacacctgtttgaagtcaatgagtcaattttgagaaaattcGAGTtcaagttttctgaaggttccaaaacaaaatcacctaccataccttaaaatccctggtaataccaccaaatttggcacaaaccaagtcaaaacccatatctatattcaactttttttccatgattccataattgtttgattaacattaatgaaacagacagcctaTATTTTAAGACCTACTGTATCACACGTAGGCTATCGAATAaaatgttacacatcagatgttttcCCCAAATGTTAACATACTCACGAAGACAGAttttttgaaatactgtaattctgtgtatatgtgtatggcAGGATCGGGCTCTGTCTGAGGCGTCTTTGTGTGCGCTTCGGATCTGTCAGTCAGCACGAGTAAGATCGTTTTGTTTgcatcagcatgagtttgaaaatcacatttcattggctCAGACTCATGCCATCGAGAATtcactatgaatattcacaaagttggaatgttaatgataccaaacttgtgctgagggAAGCGCCAGTCGTTGAGAAGCGAGAAgagaaaaaacagcatttttcatgttcaaaggaaaggtactcctctcagaaaatgcacaaataaagatacttttagatgtttaattgctatttggagcattgggatcactagacgagggcttaatgaactccgttttgtgaaaacctcaatttcaactagggctgcacgatttatcgcgataaaaatgtgataaaaggctgcgattatttaatgcgcagcttgtcagagttgtacggctctgtgatcagtagtaaatgcttctccatctgaaagccagagggcgctcttgcgcagaaactcaaaatatgccctgcagcagaagaagataacatgcatcatatcgctgtagctgaatgaacagaagattgaaatgctttgattgattaaacatgactaataaacaaacgactgccttattctgtgtaagaagccacatcatctcacagaaggacgctcaactgtcgttatgaagtgagtttggagtaaaaacatgttattaaatgttgtcttttgttggacaagatgttaataaatgcttcttgtgtctgttgctttttcaaaggtacattataagcgactcaaacccacagtgctttcagatggattagcatttggagccatacttaaTTGACAAGCCGCGCATAAAAAACAATCGCAGCCTatgcgatttcataatcgcactaagaatcACGTTTAAGCGATAATTGCGTTCAAGTATCGTGCAGCCTTAATTTCaaccaaaattgacatttttttacTTGTTTGCCTATAGCTCGAAATTAACCCGTACACATTTATTTTGCCAGCATGGGTCccatatgcatttaaaaaagtaCAATCTCATCTGGAAAAACAGACCAAAAATATCAATgacatttttgtccaatcaaatgctgtCTAGAACAAATGTCCCtcccctttaaagggatagttcaccccaaaatgaaatttatccCACGATTTACTCACAAGCcaccctaggtgtatatgactttcttctttcagatgaacacaatcggagaaatatttaaaagcatcctggctcttccaagctttataatggtagtgaaagTGGGTTGAGATTTCGAAgccccaaaaaatgcatccattcatcataaaagtaacccaatacggctccaggggttaataaagaccttctgaagcaaagcaatggatttttgtaaaaaaaaaaaaaaaaatccaagagTAAGACCACAAGAGTAACCCGTGAAGCGGGTTCGAGTAACCCCGAATggcgcaggatgtaggagtatcgtaagcttagacgcctctcacggttcaaacaaatatggttgtgcaacaaactcaagctcctcttctcttatattgaaatcctccaacatttttctttaaaatttctcattttagactttcaattcatgaccggtgttttttttttttcagcgttCGTCATTGcgtcatgcgtcgggtcagaagttactcttccgccgcaaatcgaagcatttattaaccccctggagtcgtatggattattttcatGATCATGTGTTgtaaccagggcttgacattaacacccgccaacccgccaaatgcgggtagatttcagctgtggcgggtaagacagccactcccactagccactttggcgggttgaatataatttcagcctacagccaaatgaaaaaTAGCCAAGATCGtcgtatcacaaaattacaattcagtcacaattctttatcgattaacttgcagttagtgaaggtGGGATAAGCGGAATCGTGCTGaatgacacaacagaagcgctcgtGTTCGCGctcagttctccttgcgcctgaatacacgcacacacaatgCATCGTatggagtatctcgcgtgaatacagtcggctatggcttacggctaagtgggtaaaaactggatatgtgtcagtatatgacGTCCATGCTTTCAGCAGCCCCCAAataaatacctgtctgtcattaatgttaatcaaacatcaaaaaatgttaaataaatgtatacatgtatgctaaataaacatatgtatctgaaaaaatatatattttttaaattactatttgtaatttgcttctttgttctttttatatagcctaacaaaaataactatacatacctgatatatacaatgtatagtcttgatttgggtggtcaatctgcatttgtaagtttgaaagggttttaaatcttgtaaatcatgtaaaatgactcaaaatcaagtaatttaagcatgccagagtcaactttaatcatataaaatgtaatttcccaaaagcaaaattgtggccagtgaaaatgctgagtggctagtaactttggaaaaccactagccacattggctggtgagcaaaaaagttaatgtcaagccctggttgtAACTaaggctatttaaaaaaaaaaaaaggggggggggggagcCTTTCAGTTTTTCCTCcgcaacttcctgtttcaatagGAAATGCATCAGTACAGGAAGGAAATGGTGCTCATGGGGtctttaaaatacttaattctTACGTCAGACTTAATTTATAAGCTGGTCACACTTGAGTTGAgtataagatattttaaatgcatgtaaCTGAAACATGAAACAACATCATAACAACACGACTTTATAGGAAATTTAGGACATATAGGACATTTTTCTGTAGATCTGAAATGTCAAATGGATCCGTAAAGCCTCAGACGAGATCGGCCGATTATCTGGCATTATCTTGCCTTGTCAGCTGAACCGTCAGCTCAGATCCAGAACCCTGCCATCTAAACACCAGCTCAATACAGTCTCATTTCAGTCAGACGGGAAACGAAATGCTGAGGAAGAGTATTGCTCTTCCTAAACAGTATTCTTCCTGAGAAAATGTGTACAAATAAAAGGCTTTTGTTTGTAGCAGTGTCTGGCTGAGCAAGATAAATGGCATGTTTCTCAGACACAATTAGACGGAGAGACAGCTTACGTGATCAAGGCTGTTCTCTTTATCTCTGGGCTGAATGAGTGTTGAGCTGTTGCTCTCTTCCGTTGAATTTTCTGTTGTCTGGGAGTAAAAACACAGAAGTGCATTTGAGTTTATCATGCATTTAAAACATGATGGTACATTTCAGACAAATCCGTTTATTATGTGATTGTGAGTGACACAAGAGAAATAGCACGTCTAGGACAACTCGATTACTTTTGAGTGGTCATTACGCCAAATGATTTGACCAGTCAGAATCGGGTCTGAAAGTGGTTTAACTACATTTAAACTGCATTACTGAATCGTACAAAAGCTCTTCACCTACCTTATTGATTCTCTCAGCGATATAAATAGATTGATTCCCAGCTCTGATTTCAATACTGCTGTCATTTTGGAGGTTTGAAGAGACGTTTTGTGGATGGAGGCTTGATTTTGCTGTCTCATTGTCcatctgagagagagaaaaacagaatCTCTTATTCGAAAACTCTGCAATGAGTCATTTCTACATGAACTGCCTCTTAAAAATCACTTTCACTGATGTATGGGTTCTCATTTTCACGATTACTGGTTGAAATAATCACAAAAAGCTGTGTAGCAAGAAGGAAAACTAAAAGATTTTAtgatttccatgacttttccaggccTGAAAATCGCAACTTTATAATTCATTGTAATGTCAGATTTTATTATGATGATTTTTCCTTACAGTGGGAACTTTTTTAGGTTTATTCagtaataataaattatgatttttgacttgaataaagccatttaattcaaattttaCCACATAAAGCACATACGGATGTGACTAGTTATATATTTTCCAGTAAAGAGGTAAAAGGCCTATAAGATAATCAATTTAACCAATATGATATCCACTTTTCAACTTAATCTGTCATCAGTTCTCAAATTATTTGGGGAAGAATAATGACCTAACAATAGTGTTCACATAAAATAGTTTATGGAAATAATCTTGGTCATAATGCAATACTGCAACACTAATCtaatatgaattaaaatgtaatttttaggAAAAGTCAGCTCTGATTTGGCATGTGCCATATAACCAGTGATGCTATTATGAAAACTAAGCTATTATTAGTTATGACAGAAGTGATATATTGGCAGAAACCTGATGCACCGCGTCCTCCAGCTTCTGCTGCGTGTCCTCCATCAGTTCCTCCACCTCTTTGAACATATCGCTCAGTGTCGTTTGTCCTTGTACTACATTTGTCTCGATGTTTGCAATGATGTCCATGTCTGTTTTGGATATTTCGGGGACAATTCCATGGACGATGCCTAGGCACAGGCTGAATCCGAGCAGAAACATGTTGACAGCGGGGCTGATGCCTGTACAGTGTGTGATCAGAGGAGCTCCAGCTGCgcgaggagaggagaggagaagcGGGGCGGGGCGATGCGCATCCAAACACACAATCCTCCTGCTGCTGCATCTCTGGCTGCTCAGATATACTGCATATGACAGGCAGTCAGTGGGTTCGCGCGCATTCCACATATGCAAATCAATTGTTATGCACAATTACatgcttaatgttttttttttttttttttttttttttgtaatgttgtttACAAgttctataaaaaaataaaaataaaaaaaaaggcacGGCGTTTTCTATGCGCTTAATGAATCAATTCGTGATTCATTCATTACTAAATACGAAATTCATTCAGAAGACTCGAGTCA is a genomic window of Megalobrama amblycephala isolate DHTTF-2021 linkage group LG3, ASM1881202v1, whole genome shotgun sequence containing:
- the dkk3a gene encoding dickkopf-related protein 3a, producing the protein MWNAREPTDCLSYAVYLSSQRCSSRRIVCLDAHRPAPLLLSSPRAAGAPLITHCTGISPAVNMFLLGFSLCLGIVHGIVPEISKTDMDIIANIETNVVQGQTTLSDMFKEVEELMEDTQQKLEDAVHQMDNETAKSSLHPQNVSSNLQNDSSIEIRAGNQSIYIAERINKTTENSTEESNSSTLIQPRDKENSLDHECVIDEDCEKGRYCLSGTHSSECLPCKQLDATCRKDEECCAGQLCVWGQCAGNSTKGDAGTICQYQNDCKEEFCCAFHKALLFPVCSSKPIERERCIISANHLMELLSWDLQGEGAQEHCPCAGDLQCQHLGRGALCLKSQNSIEEDLTDTLYSEIDYIV